Genomic window (Spirosoma sp. KCTC 42546):
AAACGTCAGGTCGATGATGCTCATGGCGCAGTTGATGGCCCGTGGTGTTTCCAGATTAGTGCCGTAGTTTGGCCGCACCACAACCAGATGGTCGTTCTCACTGAGCAGGGTAGTGGCTACAATGAATAAAGCAGTAGCCGCACCGCTACACACCAGCACATCGGCTGGCTTTAGAACCGTGCTCTCGCTGGCAATACTAGCAAGTAAATCAGGATGCCCCTGGTGATGACCATAGCACAAAAGCAAGTCATTGAGGTTGAGATTCAGGTTGTTCAGGTGAATGTCGCGCACCGAGCTTTCGGCCAGATTGTACTGAATCGTAGAATAACCAATTTCTTCCGGCGATTCAATTTCAATCGGCATTCTGGTGTAGTTCATGGGAGGGAGTTATGGCTAAATTTTATCGCACCGGCAAATCGCGAACACCTATCAAATGCTTAGCCAGTTGCGGCTTGTCGGCCATTAACGACTTGATGTGGTTGAGCGTTTTTTCAGGAAGCTGGGGTGTGCGGCTGATGATATCGACGCCCTCGGGTGTAAACAGGGTTTTGGAGAACCAGATAACTGCCCATTGGCCATCGGGGTCCTGTAACACCACGTTCCACTTACTACGTACCAAACCTAATAATCCCTTACCACGCCAAACGAAAGCCGACGAATCGGCTTTTACCTGATAATCCAACCCCGTGAGCGTTTTTAATTCTCCCTTCTGCTGGTACTTTACTGTGTCCAGCAAGACGTTGGTTTCCCTTTTTTGGTCGGAGATTGCATAGGTAAAGGTGGGATTGGTTTTGTCGCCCTTTAGCCACATTGGGAAGCTTGTACTACAAATAAACCAGGTACCAACAAGCGCTTGAATCAGAGGTTTCATAAGGAATGGAAAGTCGCTAAGCAAAAATTGTGAATAGGGGTAAGTTACAACTTAAGCTTAATTTTCATCTTACCCAGCACCGCCGTAATACCAATAATCAGCAGAGCAAACAGAAGTGATTTGAGCAGCCCAACACCGCCCGTCGTTAGCGATTTGGGGAGTGAACTACCGGATAAATCGGTAATACTATAATAAAGGTCTGGCAGTAAATAGCAGGTTAGTGTGCTGGTACCGGCGGTTTTTATCAGATCGAACCAATGCGTTTTGCCATTTAAATCAACCAGCCAATAGATGCCTACGTAGACAATAAACGCGATGCCACAGCAAAGGAAAATCCAGGTGGGCGTTGCCTGAATTTTCGAGATGATAAAGAAGTTTCTGGACAGAAATCCGGCGATAAGAAACAGCAAACCTATGCCAATAAATAGAATCGGTACCTGCTGCGATTTTTCGGTGCGTTGCAAGCGCGTTAGTAAAAGCGTGGCTAGTACGCCCGAGAAGGCGAGCGAGTTAAACGCGCCATTGTCTGGAATCCAGGCGCGGGGGCCATTGGGCCAAAGAGCGTGCAGCCACCCGGCATGACCTGCTATGTTCATGAGGGTAAAAAACACCCAGCAAGCGATCAGAAGGATCGGCTGTTTGTGGAG
Coding sequences:
- a CDS encoding lipocalin family protein, with the protein product MKPLIQALVGTWFICSTSFPMWLKGDKTNPTFTYAISDQKRETNVLLDTVKYQQKGELKTLTGLDYQVKADSSAFVWRGKGLLGLVRSKWNVVLQDPDGQWAVIWFSKTLFTPEGVDIISRTPQLPEKTLNHIKSLMADKPQLAKHLIGVRDLPVR